A DNA window from Stigmatella aurantiaca contains the following coding sequences:
- the galE gene encoding UDP-glucose 4-epimerase GalE, with protein sequence MRVMVTGGAGYIGSVVTEELLKGGDEAVVYDSLYKGHREAVVEGATFVKGDLLDTAFLRDTLVKHRIEAVVHMAADSLVGESVKEPAKYFRNNVLGGLSLLDAMREAKVSSLVFSSTAAVYGEPAKQPIEESDPTEPTNPYGETKLAFERALRWYEGAYGVRFVSLRYFNAAGATERCGERHHPETHLIPLVLQAAAGERPDITVFGEDYATPDGTCVRDYIHVVDLAQAHVLALHALAKGHPSAIYNLGCGGEGYSVKQVIDCARRVTQRDIPVRVGARRPGDPAVLIASSSRIMRELGWRPQQQQLEAIVASAWRWMQRPRA encoded by the coding sequence ATGAGGGTCATGGTGACGGGCGGTGCAGGCTATATCGGGAGCGTGGTGACGGAGGAGTTGCTGAAGGGCGGTGACGAGGCCGTCGTCTACGACAGCCTCTACAAGGGCCACCGGGAGGCGGTGGTGGAGGGCGCCACCTTCGTGAAGGGCGACCTGCTGGACACCGCCTTCCTGCGCGACACGCTCGTGAAGCACCGCATCGAGGCGGTGGTGCACATGGCGGCCGACTCGCTGGTGGGCGAGTCGGTGAAGGAGCCGGCGAAGTACTTCCGCAACAACGTCCTGGGCGGCTTGAGCCTGCTGGATGCCATGCGCGAGGCGAAGGTGTCCTCGCTCGTCTTCTCCTCCACCGCGGCGGTGTACGGGGAGCCCGCCAAGCAGCCCATCGAGGAGAGCGACCCCACCGAGCCGACCAACCCCTACGGCGAGACGAAGCTCGCCTTCGAGCGGGCGCTGCGCTGGTACGAGGGGGCTTACGGGGTGCGGTTCGTGAGCCTGCGCTACTTCAACGCGGCGGGCGCCACGGAGCGCTGCGGGGAGCGCCACCACCCGGAGACCCACCTCATCCCGCTCGTGCTCCAAGCGGCAGCGGGTGAGCGGCCGGACATCACCGTCTTCGGGGAGGACTACGCCACGCCGGATGGCACGTGCGTGCGCGACTACATCCACGTGGTGGACCTGGCCCAGGCGCATGTGCTCGCCCTGCACGCGCTCGCCAAGGGGCACCCGAGCGCCATCTACAACCTGGGCTGCGGGGGCGAGGGCTACAGCGTGAAGCAGGTCATCGACTGCGCCCGCCGCGTCACCCAGCGGGACATTCCGGTGCGCGTGGGTGCCCGGCGCCCGGGAGACCCAGCGGTGCTCATCGCCAGCTCCTCGCGCATCATGCGCGAGCTGGGCTGGCGGCCCCAGCAGCAGCAGCTGGAGGCCATCGTGGCTTCCGCGTGGCGCTGGATGCAGCGCCCGCGCGCCTGA
- a CDS encoding LamG-like jellyroll fold domain-containing protein, whose amino-acid sequence MSRPARRFHPLLLLLLTSVLIHPLSGCSGDDKDDPTPDSGTPDSGTPDSGTPDSGTPEVVHGLKGEYFQMSAQDARDFAVLGGVVLEPNIHFTDLTGVFASLNGRTEHTTARWTGRITAPETGDYTFHAIGDNGFRLFIDNTPVIDHWVGDWDVEQTSAPVRLVAGEAHEFRMELFQDFGGANMYLRWSSATIAKQIVPTTAFTPPADFEVYPAHFTVGEDGLRVAMDFPGPVTALGDLAKTLEIAADTTPMPQASAVLDANDPSVVVVTLSAKVQRNQRVRVSYDGAGGLSVDGEAVPQLIREATNLSTHRLLTEWGEQLDRANPLPEYPRPQQVRERWLNLNGPWEFAAAAANEQPVPGKTLAERILVPFPPESLLSGVERHEDHMFYRRRFTVPADWQIGSGQRLLLHFGAVDYRARVWVNGQQVAEHTGGYTAFSADITSALSGTGEQELIVAVTDTTGSNQPVGKQSPRPSGIFYTPTSGIWQTVWLEPVPTVAIDSLVLTPDLAAGTLSVTVRASPVTASATVTVEARTAEGQVVGSISGPANTALTLPVPQPRPWTPEDPYLYRLSATLTASPSTDTVGSYFGMRSMRIQNVGGYQKLVLNGKPVFSLSMLDQGFWPDGLYTAPSDAALRWDLQAQKDLGFNAVRKHIKVEPARWFYHADQIGLMVWQDFVSGRFPDVSGQEAFRTQGFRMMEQFHNAPSIVGWIVFNEGWGEWNREATGVLAEEVKAADPSRWVNAHSGVNCCDSKGDSGKGDVIDHHDYGNNSPPFPDARRAAMDGEHGGFTLRTPGHMWPGPPTVIYSGVADKAALTAKYVDNTRTFYLAAARAELSGSVYTQVTDLENELNGLYTYDRRVIKVDPAPVKEINRQVIAAGAAAGEGIAYPGLGRWPLNEGSGTVSSDTAGTSHLTLHGNTQWTAGALQSALRFDGDGDFAETTAPVLNTQGDYSISAWVTLDKLPGNYATAVSQDGRQTANPFYLQYGQGAFAFSTPGDRRARHAVTPQLGRWYHLVGVRAGNELRLYVDGQRVAAATATAGTVSTGPLAIGRAKYNGSNTDYWAGSVDEVQAFGRALSDSEVSALYSSVPQ is encoded by the coding sequence ATGTCACGCCCTGCGCGTAGATTTCATCCCCTGCTGCTGCTGTTACTCACGTCGGTTCTGATCCATCCCCTGAGCGGCTGTTCGGGCGACGACAAGGACGATCCGACGCCGGATTCAGGCACCCCGGATTCAGGCACCCCGGACTCGGGGACGCCCGACTCGGGAACACCCGAGGTGGTGCATGGCCTCAAGGGCGAGTACTTCCAGATGTCGGCGCAAGACGCCCGGGACTTCGCCGTGCTGGGCGGCGTCGTGCTGGAGCCGAACATCCACTTCACGGACCTGACGGGCGTGTTCGCGTCGCTGAACGGCCGCACCGAGCACACCACGGCGCGCTGGACGGGGCGGATCACCGCGCCGGAGACCGGCGATTACACGTTCCACGCCATCGGCGACAACGGCTTCCGTCTGTTCATCGACAACACGCCGGTGATCGACCACTGGGTGGGCGACTGGGACGTTGAGCAGACGAGCGCCCCGGTGCGGCTCGTCGCGGGCGAGGCGCACGAGTTCCGGATGGAGCTGTTCCAGGACTTCGGCGGCGCAAACATGTACCTGCGGTGGTCCTCCGCGACGATCGCCAAGCAGATCGTCCCCACCACGGCGTTCACCCCGCCAGCGGACTTCGAGGTCTACCCGGCCCACTTCACCGTCGGGGAGGATGGGCTCCGGGTGGCGATGGACTTCCCGGGGCCGGTCACCGCCCTGGGCGACCTGGCGAAGACCCTGGAGATCGCCGCCGACACCACGCCGATGCCGCAGGCCTCGGCCGTCCTCGACGCGAATGATCCGTCCGTGGTGGTGGTCACCCTCTCCGCGAAGGTCCAGCGTAACCAGCGCGTCCGCGTCTCCTACGATGGCGCGGGCGGCCTGAGCGTGGACGGGGAGGCCGTGCCACAGCTCATCCGCGAGGCCACCAACCTGTCCACCCACCGGCTGCTCACCGAGTGGGGCGAGCAGCTCGACCGGGCCAACCCGCTGCCCGAGTACCCGCGGCCGCAGCAGGTCCGCGAGCGGTGGCTCAACCTCAACGGCCCGTGGGAGTTCGCCGCCGCGGCCGCCAACGAGCAGCCGGTGCCCGGCAAGACGCTGGCCGAGCGCATCCTCGTGCCGTTCCCGCCGGAGTCCCTGCTGTCCGGGGTGGAGCGCCACGAGGACCACATGTTCTACCGCAGGCGCTTCACCGTGCCCGCGGACTGGCAGATCGGCTCCGGGCAGCGGCTGCTGCTGCACTTTGGCGCGGTGGACTACCGCGCGCGGGTGTGGGTCAACGGCCAGCAGGTCGCCGAACACACCGGCGGCTACACCGCCTTCAGCGCGGACATCACCAGCGCCCTGAGCGGCACGGGCGAGCAGGAGCTCATCGTCGCGGTCACCGACACCACCGGCTCCAACCAGCCCGTGGGCAAGCAGTCGCCCCGTCCGAGCGGCATCTTCTACACGCCCACCTCGGGCATCTGGCAGACCGTGTGGCTGGAGCCGGTGCCCACCGTGGCCATCGACAGCCTGGTGCTGACGCCGGACCTCGCGGCGGGCACGCTCTCCGTCACCGTCCGCGCCTCGCCGGTTACCGCCAGCGCCACCGTCACCGTCGAGGCCCGCACGGCCGAGGGCCAGGTGGTGGGCTCCATCTCCGGTCCCGCCAACACCGCGCTCACGCTGCCGGTGCCGCAGCCGCGCCCGTGGACGCCGGAGGATCCGTACCTCTACCGCCTCAGCGCCACCCTCACCGCCAGCCCGAGCACCGACACCGTCGGCAGCTACTTCGGCATGCGCTCGATGCGCATCCAGAACGTCGGCGGCTACCAGAAGCTGGTGCTCAACGGGAAGCCGGTCTTCTCGCTCTCCATGCTGGACCAGGGCTTCTGGCCCGACGGCCTCTACACCGCGCCCAGCGACGCGGCGCTGCGATGGGACCTTCAGGCGCAGAAGGACCTGGGGTTCAACGCCGTGCGCAAGCACATCAAGGTGGAGCCGGCGCGCTGGTTCTACCACGCCGACCAGATCGGCCTGATGGTGTGGCAGGACTTCGTCTCCGGGCGCTTCCCGGACGTGTCCGGGCAGGAGGCGTTCCGCACCCAGGGCTTCCGGATGATGGAGCAGTTCCACAACGCGCCGTCCATCGTGGGCTGGATCGTCTTCAACGAGGGCTGGGGTGAGTGGAACCGGGAAGCGACCGGCGTGCTCGCCGAAGAAGTCAAAGCCGCCGACCCCTCGCGGTGGGTCAACGCCCACAGCGGCGTGAACTGCTGCGACTCCAAGGGCGACTCCGGCAAGGGGGACGTCATCGACCACCACGACTACGGCAACAACAGCCCGCCCTTCCCGGACGCCCGGCGCGCGGCGATGGACGGCGAGCACGGCGGCTTCACCCTGCGCACGCCGGGCCACATGTGGCCGGGGCCCCCCACCGTCATCTACAGCGGCGTGGCGGACAAGGCGGCGCTGACCGCGAAGTACGTGGACAACACCCGGACCTTCTACCTGGCCGCGGCCCGGGCGGAGCTGTCCGGCTCGGTCTACACGCAGGTCACCGACCTGGAGAACGAGCTCAACGGCCTCTACACGTACGACCGGCGGGTGATCAAGGTCGACCCGGCGCCGGTGAAGGAGATCAACCGGCAGGTCATCGCCGCGGGCGCCGCCGCGGGCGAGGGCATCGCCTATCCCGGCCTCGGGCGCTGGCCGCTCAACGAGGGCAGTGGCACGGTGAGCAGCGACACCGCGGGGACCAGCCACCTGACGCTGCACGGCAATACCCAATGGACGGCCGGCGCCCTCCAGTCAGCGCTGCGCTTCGATGGCGATGGGGACTTCGCCGAGACCACCGCTCCGGTGTTGAACACCCAGGGCGACTATTCGATCTCGGCGTGGGTGACGCTCGACAAGCTGCCGGGCAACTACGCCACGGCGGTCAGCCAGGACGGCCGCCAGACGGCCAATCCGTTCTACCTCCAGTACGGGCAGGGCGCGTTCGCGTTCAGCACGCCGGGCGATCGCCGCGCCCGGCACGCCGTGACGCCGCAGCTCGGCCGCTGGTACCACCTGGTGGGCGTGCGGGCCGGCAACGAGCTTCGCCTGTACGTGGACGGCCAACGGGTGGCGGCCGCCACGGCCACCGCGGGCACGGTGAGCACGGGGCCGCTGGCCATCGGCCGCGCGAAGTACAACGGCAGCAACACCGACTATTGGGCCGGCTCCGTCGATGAGGTGCAGGCCTTCGGCCGCGCGCTCAGCGACAGCGAGGTGAGCGCCCTGTACAGCTCGGTGCCGCAGTAA
- a CDS encoding lipid kinase, giving the protein MLVVNTKSRSGQEAFEAARQALTAQGVELMDCHALTQPRRMPQVLSEAVQRGARRILVGGGDGTMSCVIKPLLGQNVTLGVLPLGTGNDFARSLGIPATIEAACEVIAQGYSARVDVGLANGRPFLNAASLGLATAIAKRLNKRLKQRIGKLAYPVAAAAEVWEHQPFHVRLKTSTQELELDVLQLVVGNGRYHGAGNMVAPDATLDDRVLHVYAITAPSVDAGREGTGLGHLQDLSTLARVAFSLRNGEHVEHPSVTTLQTARLLVEAEPSQEVNADGELIGKTPMRFELMPSALRVFVPAPAPAPPN; this is encoded by the coding sequence GTGCTGGTGGTGAACACGAAGTCGCGCTCGGGGCAGGAGGCCTTCGAGGCAGCCCGCCAAGCGCTCACCGCCCAAGGCGTGGAGCTGATGGACTGCCATGCCCTCACCCAGCCACGCCGTATGCCGCAGGTGCTGAGCGAGGCCGTGCAGCGCGGCGCCCGGCGCATCCTCGTGGGCGGAGGCGACGGCACGATGAGCTGTGTCATCAAGCCCCTGCTCGGCCAGAACGTGACGCTGGGCGTGTTGCCGCTCGGCACGGGCAATGACTTCGCGCGCTCCCTGGGCATTCCGGCCACCATCGAGGCCGCCTGTGAGGTCATCGCCCAGGGCTACTCGGCCCGGGTGGACGTGGGGCTCGCCAACGGCCGGCCCTTCCTGAACGCGGCGAGCCTGGGGCTGGCCACCGCCATCGCCAAGCGGCTCAACAAGCGGCTCAAGCAGCGTATCGGCAAGCTGGCCTACCCGGTCGCCGCCGCCGCCGAGGTCTGGGAGCACCAGCCCTTCCACGTCCGGCTGAAAACCAGTACGCAGGAGCTGGAGCTGGATGTGCTGCAGCTCGTGGTGGGCAATGGCCGCTACCACGGCGCCGGCAACATGGTGGCGCCCGACGCGACGCTCGATGACCGCGTGCTGCACGTGTACGCCATCACCGCGCCATCGGTGGACGCGGGCCGGGAGGGCACGGGGCTGGGCCACCTCCAGGACTTGTCCACCCTGGCGCGCGTGGCATTCTCGCTGCGCAACGGCGAGCACGTGGAGCACCCGTCCGTCACCACCCTGCAGACCGCCCGGCTGCTCGTGGAGGCCGAGCCCTCGCAGGAGGTGAACGCGGACGGAGAGCTGATCGGCAAGACGCCCATGCGCTTCGAGCTGATGCCCTCCGCGCTGCGCGTCTTCGTGCCGGCCCCGGCGCCCGCCCCTCCGAACTGA
- the hrcA gene encoding heat-inducible transcriptional repressor HrcA, with product MSDEIGDREKEVLRAVVQEYITTGGPVGSQQLSRKPGFDVSSATLRNVLADLEELGFLEKPHTSAGRVPTDQGYRFYVDTLVRLKEPAPRDRELIHAGLGQEKNVVDMLSEASRVLHSLTRHASVVITPRPGAAVFHRIEFVRLREDRVLAVLVGNGGQVQNKVITVDFPVTSDELLKASNFLSELLREVSLEEARERIRQEMDQEQALYNALTSKALKLGAAATDLDTPESERVRIEGTNSFLEQPEFADVERMRALFKMLDEKHKLLQLLDRVQRAREMQIFIGAESEFSAAGEVTVIASPYGSREQVLGTVGVIGPTRMNYQRVIPLVNFTAQVLSRVLGQD from the coding sequence ATGTCGGACGAGATTGGCGATCGCGAGAAGGAAGTCCTCCGGGCCGTCGTGCAGGAGTACATCACCACGGGCGGGCCGGTGGGCAGTCAGCAGCTCAGCCGCAAGCCGGGGTTCGATGTCTCCTCGGCCACGCTGCGCAACGTGCTGGCGGACCTCGAGGAGCTGGGCTTCCTGGAGAAGCCCCACACCTCCGCGGGGCGGGTGCCCACCGACCAGGGCTACCGCTTCTACGTGGACACGCTGGTGCGGCTCAAGGAGCCGGCCCCCCGCGACCGGGAGCTCATCCACGCGGGGCTCGGCCAGGAGAAGAACGTCGTGGACATGCTCTCCGAGGCGAGCCGCGTCCTGCACTCGCTCACCCGCCACGCCAGCGTCGTCATCACCCCCCGCCCGGGCGCCGCGGTGTTCCACCGCATCGAGTTCGTCCGGCTGCGCGAGGACCGGGTGCTGGCGGTGCTCGTGGGCAACGGCGGGCAGGTGCAGAACAAGGTCATCACCGTCGACTTCCCCGTCACCTCGGACGAGCTGCTCAAGGCCTCCAACTTCCTGTCCGAGCTCTTGCGCGAGGTGTCCCTGGAGGAGGCGCGCGAGCGCATCCGCCAGGAGATGGACCAGGAGCAGGCGCTCTACAACGCGCTGACGTCCAAGGCGCTCAAGCTGGGGGCGGCCGCCACGGACCTGGACACCCCGGAGTCCGAGCGCGTGCGCATCGAAGGCACCAACTCGTTCCTGGAGCAGCCCGAGTTCGCCGACGTGGAGCGCATGCGCGCGCTCTTCAAGATGCTGGACGAGAAGCACAAGCTCTTGCAGCTGCTCGACCGGGTGCAGCGCGCCCGGGAGATGCAGATCTTCATCGGCGCCGAGAGCGAGTTCTCCGCCGCCGGCGAAGTCACCGTCATCGCCAGCCCCTACGGCAGCCGCGAGCAGGTGCTCGGCACGGTGGGGGTGATTGGGCCCACGCGCATGAACTACCAGCGCGTCATCCCCCTGGTGAACTTCACCGCGCAGGTGCTCTCGCGCGTGCTGGGGCAGGACTAG
- a CDS encoding aromatic-ring-hydroxylating dioxygenase subunit beta: MYDDPLEAHQTAASLLYRYATSLDDGPLAHWPRCFTEDGHYRLIPRENFLQGVPVALLHCTSRGAMEERVKALYRVQATVPYACRHLYTNVLVEPGSPGRVLLRANYAVYHTVDEGEVDLLSVGRLEAQVLLRPEALFERMDVIFEMCRLSGTRVYPL; this comes from the coding sequence ATGTACGATGACCCCCTGGAAGCACACCAGACCGCCGCCTCGCTGCTGTACCGGTATGCCACCAGCCTGGACGATGGGCCCCTGGCGCACTGGCCCCGCTGCTTCACCGAGGACGGGCACTACCGGCTCATCCCCCGGGAGAACTTCCTCCAGGGGGTGCCCGTGGCGCTCCTGCACTGCACCTCCCGGGGCGCCATGGAGGAGCGCGTGAAGGCCCTGTACCGGGTGCAGGCCACGGTGCCGTACGCCTGCCGCCACCTCTACACCAACGTGCTGGTGGAGCCGGGCAGCCCGGGGCGCGTGCTGCTGCGCGCCAACTACGCCGTGTACCACACGGTGGACGAGGGCGAGGTGGACCTGCTGAGCGTGGGCCGGCTGGAGGCCCAGGTGCTGCTGCGCCCCGAGGCCCTCTTCGAGCGCATGGACGTCATCTTCGAGATGTGCCGGCTCTCGGGCACGCGCGTCTACCCGCTCTGA
- the yedA gene encoding drug/metabolite exporter YedA, translated as MPAPAVAALSPESAAPAPRREWLYFCLFALYVIWGSTYLGMRFALMGGFPPLMLGGCRFLLAGTCLYVLLRLKGAPRPGRRQWAASAFTGLLLLVIGNGGIAIAQQWVPSGVAALVAGSMPLWAALFGGLTAGQWPGTSERWGLALGFVGIALLNRGGAMGEHWLPMVGLVLAPVAWAFGSMWSKRHPHMAPGLMATATQMLCAGVMLLGLSQLWGERMVAMPTPRALLAFFYLVGFGSLVAFSAYGYLLTHARPALATSYAYVNPMVAVLLGWLLAGETPGPSTLGAMAAILVAVMLITRNKASSAPPPPPSREPTAPGGFAR; from the coding sequence ATGCCCGCCCCCGCCGTCGCCGCGCTGTCCCCTGAATCCGCCGCCCCGGCCCCCCGCCGGGAGTGGCTCTACTTCTGCCTGTTCGCCCTGTACGTCATCTGGGGCTCGACCTACCTGGGCATGCGCTTCGCGCTCATGGGCGGCTTTCCACCGCTGATGCTGGGGGGCTGCCGCTTCCTGCTGGCGGGCACGTGCCTGTACGTGCTGCTGCGCCTGAAGGGGGCGCCCCGGCCGGGCAGGCGCCAGTGGGCCGCCAGCGCCTTCACCGGGCTGCTGCTGCTCGTCATCGGCAACGGGGGCATCGCCATCGCCCAGCAGTGGGTGCCCTCGGGGGTGGCGGCGCTGGTGGCCGGCAGCATGCCGCTGTGGGCGGCGCTCTTCGGGGGCCTCACCGCGGGGCAGTGGCCGGGCACCTCCGAGCGGTGGGGGCTGGCGCTGGGCTTCGTGGGCATCGCCCTGCTCAACCGGGGCGGGGCCATGGGCGAGCACTGGCTGCCCATGGTGGGCCTGGTGCTGGCGCCCGTCGCCTGGGCCTTCGGCTCCATGTGGAGCAAGCGCCACCCGCACATGGCCCCGGGGCTCATGGCCACCGCCACGCAGATGCTGTGCGCGGGCGTCATGCTGCTGGGGCTGAGCCAGCTCTGGGGCGAGCGCATGGTGGCGATGCCCACCCCGCGCGCCCTGCTCGCCTTCTTCTACCTCGTGGGCTTCGGCTCGCTCGTGGCCTTCAGCGCCTACGGCTACCTGCTGACGCACGCGCGGCCCGCGCTCGCCACCAGCTATGCCTACGTCAACCCGATGGTGGCGGTGCTGCTGGGGTGGCTGCTGGCCGGGGAGACGCCGGGCCCCTCCACGCTGGGCGCCATGGCGGCCATCCTCGTGGCCGTCATGCTCATCACCCGCAACAAGGCGTCCTCCGCGCCGCCCCCCCCGCCGTCGCGCGAGCCTACCGCTCCTGGGGGATTCGCACGCTGA
- a CDS encoding ATP-binding protein, translated as MAKSAGFPGPSEMHARVNAHDWASTPLGPPSGWPPSLRALIRTLLSSRYPMVLTWGPRFIQFYNDAYSKLIGDKHPSGLGEDIRVTMAESWDTLGPMIHEVMATGAANWTPALMLLMERGGYREEAYFSVSHAPAEDDAGRIVGMLAVCSEVTQQVLGDRRVRLLRDLSAHAGESREVRKTSQQVLTALSASPLDVPFALLYLREREDGPLAFAGAVGVDWTEAACPWPLERALAGETVRVDDVARHLAVHGGPWGDPVGSALLMPLASSGQAAPLGVLVVGLSPNRALDEGYASFYELMASQVSVALRNARASEEERRRAEQLAELDRAKTAFFSNVSHEFRTPLTLMLGPLEDLLGAGVLPKAAAQELEVVHRNASRLLRLVNTLLDFSRLEAGRLEASFEPVDLAAYTAELASGFRSVAERAGLTLTVDCPALPEPFYVDREMWEKVVLNLLSNAFKFTLQGTITVRLREQGGQALLEVQDTGTGIPPEDLPHLFERFYRVKGAQGRTHEGTGIGLALVQDLVRLHGGTVRVQSEAGVGSCFTVGLPGGRAHLAPEQLRTPRQLASTATGPEAFLSEAWGWLEDPAKGPSEAPGPAPAGAVEAPRPLLGRLLLADDNADMRDYIRRVLSSSFEVEAVADGQAALEAARARVPDLLLTDVMMPRLDGFGLLRALRQEPLTRTVPVVMLSARAGEEAAVEGLEAGADDYLVKPFSARELVARVRSTLELSRMRREAGLQEMRAEALRRAVLVRDEFLSVASHELKTPLMAFRLQLELLERDLGPEPRQRLAPRLASAGRQVQRLHSLVETLLEVSQLSLGRLRLQLEEVDLAEVVGDTVAQLRDVLERAGYTLTLEVERPLVGRYDRARFEKVVRNLLDNALKYGQGRPLRVRAWSEAGFSRLTVADQGIGILPEDQARIFERFERAVPGRNYGGLGLGLWIARQVVEAHGGHIQVDSAPGQGTTFSVRIPQER; from the coding sequence GTGGCGAAGTCCGCGGGCTTTCCGGGCCCCAGTGAGATGCATGCGCGTGTGAACGCGCACGACTGGGCCTCCACCCCCTTGGGGCCTCCCAGCGGGTGGCCGCCCAGCCTCCGGGCGCTGATCCGCACCCTGCTGTCCTCGCGCTACCCCATGGTGCTCACCTGGGGGCCGCGCTTCATCCAGTTCTACAACGACGCCTACTCCAAGCTCATCGGCGACAAGCACCCCTCGGGGCTGGGCGAGGACATCCGCGTCACCATGGCCGAGTCCTGGGACACCCTGGGGCCCATGATTCACGAGGTGATGGCCACGGGCGCCGCCAACTGGACGCCCGCCCTCATGCTGCTGATGGAGCGTGGCGGCTACCGCGAGGAGGCCTACTTCAGCGTCTCGCACGCGCCCGCGGAGGACGACGCGGGCCGCATCGTGGGCATGCTCGCGGTGTGCAGCGAGGTGACCCAGCAGGTGCTGGGGGACCGGCGCGTGCGGCTGCTGCGGGACTTGAGCGCCCACGCGGGCGAGAGCCGCGAGGTGCGCAAGACGAGCCAGCAGGTGCTCACCGCGCTGTCCGCCTCGCCGCTCGATGTGCCCTTCGCGCTGCTCTACCTGCGCGAGCGGGAGGACGGCCCGCTGGCGTTCGCCGGCGCCGTGGGGGTGGACTGGACGGAGGCCGCCTGCCCCTGGCCGCTGGAGCGGGCGCTGGCCGGGGAGACGGTGCGCGTGGACGATGTGGCGCGGCACCTGGCGGTGCACGGCGGGCCCTGGGGAGACCCCGTGGGCTCGGCGCTGCTCATGCCCCTGGCCTCCTCCGGCCAGGCGGCCCCGCTGGGCGTGCTCGTGGTGGGGCTGAGCCCCAACCGCGCGCTCGACGAGGGCTATGCGTCGTTCTACGAGCTGATGGCCAGCCAGGTGTCCGTGGCGCTGCGCAATGCCCGGGCCTCCGAGGAGGAGCGCCGGCGGGCCGAGCAGCTCGCGGAGCTGGACCGCGCCAAGACGGCCTTCTTCAGCAACGTCTCCCACGAGTTCCGCACGCCCCTCACGCTGATGCTGGGGCCGCTGGAGGACCTGCTCGGCGCGGGCGTGCTGCCGAAGGCCGCGGCGCAGGAGCTGGAAGTCGTCCACCGCAACGCCTCGCGGCTGCTGCGCCTGGTGAACACGCTGCTGGACTTCAGCCGGCTGGAGGCGGGCCGGCTGGAGGCGAGCTTCGAGCCGGTGGACCTGGCCGCGTACACCGCGGAGCTGGCCAGCGGCTTCCGCTCGGTGGCCGAGCGCGCGGGGCTCACCTTGACGGTGGACTGCCCCGCGCTGCCCGAGCCCTTCTACGTGGACCGGGAGATGTGGGAGAAGGTTGTCCTCAACCTCCTGTCCAACGCCTTCAAGTTCACCCTCCAGGGCACCATCACCGTGCGCCTGCGCGAGCAGGGCGGGCAGGCACTCCTGGAGGTACAGGACACCGGCACGGGCATTCCCCCGGAAGACCTGCCCCACCTCTTCGAGCGCTTCTACCGGGTGAAGGGCGCCCAGGGCCGCACCCACGAGGGCACCGGCATTGGCCTGGCGCTCGTGCAGGACCTGGTGCGGCTGCACGGGGGCACCGTCCGCGTCCAGAGCGAGGCGGGAGTGGGGAGCTGCTTCACCGTCGGCCTCCCCGGAGGCCGGGCGCACCTGGCCCCGGAGCAGCTCCGCACCCCCCGGCAGCTCGCCTCCACCGCCACGGGCCCGGAGGCGTTCCTCTCGGAGGCCTGGGGGTGGCTGGAGGACCCCGCGAAGGGGCCTTCCGAGGCGCCCGGGCCGGCGCCCGCCGGGGCCGTGGAGGCCCCGAGGCCCCTCCTGGGGCGCCTGTTGCTGGCGGACGACAATGCCGACATGCGCGACTACATCCGGCGCGTGCTGTCCTCCTCCTTCGAGGTGGAGGCGGTGGCGGACGGGCAGGCCGCGCTGGAGGCGGCGCGGGCGCGCGTGCCGGACCTCCTCCTCACCGATGTGATGATGCCGCGCCTGGACGGCTTTGGCCTGCTGCGGGCGCTGCGGCAGGAGCCCCTCACGCGCACGGTGCCCGTGGTGATGTTGTCGGCGCGCGCGGGCGAGGAGGCCGCGGTGGAGGGGCTGGAGGCGGGCGCGGATGACTACCTGGTGAAGCCCTTCAGCGCCCGGGAGCTGGTGGCCCGGGTGCGCTCCACGCTGGAGCTGTCGCGCATGCGCCGCGAGGCGGGCCTCCAGGAGATGCGCGCGGAGGCGCTCCGGCGCGCGGTGCTGGTGCGCGATGAGTTCCTGTCCGTGGCCAGCCACGAGCTGAAGACGCCCCTGATGGCCTTCCGGCTCCAACTGGAGCTGCTCGAGCGCGACCTGGGGCCCGAGCCCCGGCAGCGCCTGGCCCCGCGCCTGGCCTCCGCGGGCCGGCAGGTGCAGCGCCTGCACAGCCTGGTGGAGACGCTGCTGGAGGTGTCCCAGCTGTCGCTGGGGCGGCTGCGGCTCCAACTGGAGGAGGTGGACCTGGCGGAGGTGGTGGGCGACACGGTGGCGCAGCTCCGGGATGTCCTGGAGCGCGCCGGCTACACCCTGACGCTGGAGGTGGAGCGGCCCCTGGTGGGGCGGTACGACCGGGCCCGCTTCGAGAAGGTGGTGCGCAACCTGCTCGACAACGCGCTCAAGTACGGCCAGGGCAGGCCCCTCCGGGTGCGCGCGTGGAGCGAAGCGGGCTTCTCGCGGCTGACGGTGGCCGACCAGGGCATCGGCATTCTCCCGGAGGACCAGGCCCGCATCTTCGAGCGCTTCGAGCGCGCGGTGCCCGGCCGCAACTACGGAGGGCTGGGGCTGGGGTTGTGGATTGCCCGCCAGGTGGTGGAGGCCCACGGGGGCCACATCCAGGTGGACAGCGCGCCCGGCCAGGGCACCACCTTCAGCGTGCGAATCCCCCAGGAGCGGTAG